In Streptomyces sp. NBC_01551, one DNA window encodes the following:
- a CDS encoding zinc-dependent metalloprotease — MTSIGGAEMVDWNLAVATATRLVRPGPEVSRDEARAVVAELRRHAKTSERHVREYTRMVPENAAVQDTPVLVVDRAGWVKANVAGFRELLGPLLGKMQDRRGNPPGGAVLGAVGGKVTGVELGMLLSFLASRVLGQYETFAPAALDLPGSATGGRLLLVAPNIVHVERELGVNPHDFRLWVCLHEETHRTQFTAVPWLRDHLEGEIQTFLGATEMDPMNVLERLREAAQSFAGARPADEQGDDGRSLVELVQTPEQREVLGRLTAVMSLLEGHADYVMDGVGPGVVPSVAEIREKFQQRRASGAGRLDAALRKLLGLDAKLRQYRDGERFVRAVVTEVGMDGFNRVWTSPNTLPTKAEIAKPADWVARVHGK, encoded by the coding sequence ATGACGAGCATCGGTGGTGCGGAGATGGTCGACTGGAACCTCGCGGTGGCGACGGCGACCCGGCTGGTGCGGCCGGGTCCGGAGGTCAGCCGCGACGAGGCCCGGGCCGTGGTGGCGGAGCTGCGCAGGCACGCCAAGACCTCTGAACGGCACGTGCGCGAGTACACGCGGATGGTGCCCGAGAACGCGGCGGTGCAGGACACGCCCGTCCTGGTCGTCGACCGGGCCGGCTGGGTCAAGGCCAACGTGGCCGGCTTCCGGGAGCTCCTCGGCCCCCTGCTCGGCAAGATGCAGGACCGCCGCGGCAATCCCCCCGGCGGCGCCGTGCTCGGCGCGGTCGGCGGCAAGGTCACCGGCGTCGAGCTGGGCATGCTGCTCAGCTTCCTGGCCTCCCGGGTGCTCGGCCAGTACGAGACCTTCGCGCCGGCGGCGCTCGACCTGCCGGGCTCGGCCACCGGCGGGCGACTGCTCCTCGTCGCCCCGAACATCGTGCACGTGGAGCGGGAGCTGGGGGTGAACCCGCACGACTTCCGGCTGTGGGTGTGCCTGCACGAGGAGACGCACCGTACTCAGTTCACGGCCGTGCCCTGGCTGCGGGACCACCTGGAGGGCGAGATCCAGACGTTCCTCGGCGCCACCGAGATGGACCCGATGAACGTACTGGAGCGGCTGCGCGAGGCCGCCCAGTCCTTCGCGGGCGCCCGGCCCGCCGACGAGCAGGGTGACGACGGGCGCTCGCTGGTGGAGCTCGTGCAGACGCCCGAGCAGCGCGAGGTGCTGGGGCGGCTCACCGCCGTCATGTCCCTGCTGGAGGGGCACGCCGACTACGTGATGGACGGGGTCGGGCCCGGCGTGGTGCCCTCGGTCGCCGAGATCCGCGAGAAGTTCCAGCAGCGCCGGGCGAGCGGCGCGGGCCGGCTGGACGCCGCGCTGCGCAAGCTGCTCGGGCTGGACGCGAAGCTGCGGCAGTACCGGGACGGGGAGCGGTTCGTGCGGGCCGTCGTCACCGAGGTCGGGATGGACGGCTTCAACCGGGTGTGGACCTCCCCGAACACCCTGCCGACGAAGGCGGAGATCGCCAAGCCGGCGGACTGGGTGGCCCGCGTGCACGGGAAGTGA
- the tilS gene encoding tRNA lysidine(34) synthetase TilS, protein MGPHPAVAAIRLAVRRVLHDVLTDLTDRPADGRDPVGTPGGAPPLVLVACSGGADSMALASALAFEAPKLGIRAGGITVDHGLQPGSDLRAAEVVTRMTALRLDPVESVAVRVGRDGGPEAAARDARYGALDEAADRLGACAVLLGHTRDDQAETVLLGLARGSGIRSLSGMAEVSGGPGRTNRYRRPFLQVDRQTARKACMVQSLPVWDDPHNADPAYTRSRLRHEGLPALEKALGKGVVEALARTAQLSRDDADALDSWAAEAETGVRDADGRLECAKLYALPPAVRRRVLRRAVVAAGSPAGSLFARHIEEVDRLITGWRGQGAINLPGRVEAQRQGGRLVIRQG, encoded by the coding sequence ATGGGTCCCCATCCTGCGGTCGCGGCGATACGCCTGGCGGTCCGCCGCGTACTCCACGACGTCCTGACCGACCTCACCGACCGTCCCGCCGACGGCCGCGACCCCGTCGGCACCCCCGGCGGCGCCCCGCCGCTCGTGCTCGTCGCCTGCTCCGGCGGCGCCGACTCCATGGCGCTCGCCTCCGCCCTCGCCTTCGAAGCCCCCAAGCTCGGCATCCGGGCCGGTGGCATCACCGTCGACCACGGCCTCCAGCCCGGCTCGGACCTGCGCGCCGCCGAGGTCGTCACCCGCATGACCGCGCTCCGCCTCGACCCGGTGGAGTCCGTCGCCGTGCGCGTCGGCCGCGACGGGGGCCCCGAGGCCGCCGCCCGCGACGCCCGCTACGGCGCCCTCGACGAGGCCGCCGACCGGCTCGGGGCCTGCGCCGTGCTGCTCGGCCACACCCGGGACGATCAAGCCGAAACCGTCCTGCTCGGCCTCGCCCGCGGTTCCGGCATCCGCTCCCTCTCCGGCATGGCCGAGGTCTCCGGCGGGCCCGGCCGTACGAACCGCTACCGGCGCCCCTTCCTCCAGGTCGACCGGCAGACCGCCCGCAAGGCCTGCATGGTCCAGTCCCTCCCCGTCTGGGACGACCCGCACAACGCCGACCCCGCCTACACCCGCTCCCGGCTGCGCCACGAGGGACTGCCCGCCCTCGAGAAGGCACTCGGCAAGGGAGTCGTCGAGGCGCTCGCCCGTACCGCCCAGCTCTCCCGCGACGACGCCGACGCCCTGGACTCCTGGGCCGCCGAGGCGGAGACCGGCGTACGGGACGCCGACGGCCGGCTGGAGTGCGCCAAGCTGTACGCCCTGCCCCCCGCCGTCCGCCGCCGCGTGCTGCGCCGCGCCGTGGTCGCGGCCGGTTCCCCGGCGGGCTCCCTCTTCGCCCGCCACATCGAGGAAGTCGACCGCCTCATCACCGGATGGCGGGGTCAGGGCGCCATCAACCTGCCCGGCCGGGTGGAGGCCCAGCGGCAGGGTGGCAGACTTGTCATCCGGCAGGGCTGA
- the hpt gene encoding hypoxanthine phosphoribosyltransferase, which yields MRVDEKDMGDDLQSVLITKEEIDAKLAELAAKIDAEYAGKDLLIVGVLKGAVMVMADLARALSTPLTMDWMAVSSYGAGTQSSGVVRILKDLDTDIKDKHVLIVEDIIDSGLTLSWLLSNLGSRQPASLEVVTLLRKPDAAKVAIDVKWVGFDIPNEFVVGYGLDYAEKYRNLPFVGTLAPHVYGG from the coding sequence ATGCGGGTGGACGAGAAGGACATGGGCGACGACCTCCAGTCGGTGCTCATCACCAAGGAAGAGATCGACGCGAAGCTGGCCGAGCTGGCCGCGAAGATCGACGCGGAGTACGCGGGCAAGGACCTGCTCATCGTCGGTGTGCTCAAGGGCGCGGTGATGGTGATGGCGGACCTGGCGCGTGCCTTGTCCACCCCCCTCACCATGGACTGGATGGCGGTGTCCTCGTACGGCGCCGGGACCCAGTCCTCGGGTGTGGTCCGGATCCTCAAGGACCTGGACACCGACATCAAGGACAAGCACGTCCTGATCGTCGAGGACATCATCGACTCCGGTCTGACGCTGTCCTGGCTGCTGTCGAACCTGGGCTCCCGCCAGCCGGCCTCCCTGGAGGTCGTCACGCTGCTGCGCAAGCCCGACGCCGCGAAGGTCGCGATCGACGTGAAGTGGGTCGGCTTCGACATCCCCAACGAGTTCGTCGTGGGCTACGGCCTCGACTACGCGGAGAAGTACCGCAACCTGCCGTTCGTCGGCACGCTCGCGCCGCACGTCTACGGCGGCTGA
- the folE gene encoding GTP cyclohydrolase I FolE — MTDPVTLTGGEGTIGEFDEKRAEAAVRELLIAVGEDPDREGLLETPARVARAYKEIFAGLYQRPEEVLTTTFDLGHDEMVLVKDIEVMSNCEHHLVPFHGVAHVGYIPSTDGKITGLSKLARLVDVFARRPQVQERLTTQIADSLMEILDPRGVIVVIECEHMCMTMRGVRKPGAKTITSAVRGQLRDPATRNEAMSLIMAR; from the coding sequence ATGACCGACCCAGTGACCCTGACCGGTGGCGAGGGCACGATCGGCGAGTTCGACGAGAAGCGCGCCGAGGCGGCCGTCCGAGAGCTCCTGATCGCGGTCGGCGAGGACCCGGACCGCGAGGGCCTCCTGGAGACCCCGGCGCGTGTGGCGCGGGCGTACAAGGAGATATTCGCCGGCCTGTACCAGCGGCCCGAGGAAGTCCTGACGACCACCTTCGACCTGGGTCACGACGAGATGGTCCTGGTCAAGGACATCGAGGTCATGTCGAACTGCGAGCACCACCTGGTGCCGTTCCACGGTGTGGCCCACGTCGGCTACATCCCGTCCACCGACGGCAAGATCACCGGGCTGTCGAAGCTGGCCCGCCTCGTGGACGTGTTCGCCCGCCGCCCGCAGGTGCAGGAGCGGCTGACCACGCAGATAGCCGACTCCCTCATGGAGATACTGGACCCGCGCGGGGTCATCGTGGTCATCGAGTGCGAGCACATGTGCATGACCATGCGCGGCGTCCGCAAGCCGGGCGCGAAGACCATCACCTCGGCGGTCCGCGGCCAGCTCCGCGACCCCGCGACGCGCAACGAGGCCATGAGCCTGATCATGGCCCGCTGA
- the ftsH gene encoding ATP-dependent zinc metalloprotease FtsH — protein sequence MDVKRYFRGPVMWIVLAVLAVVVLMNVVGSGGGYKSVETSEVIKAINSGQVDSAKLTTGDSQMIKIELKKGQKLGDNDGTKFQANYIGDQGVQLAQNLQTKYEAGQIPDGYTVSPDKTSPFLSVLLSLLPFVLIVVVFLFLMNQMQGGGSRVMNFGKSKAKLITKDTPKTTFADVAGADEAVEELHEIKEFLQEPAKFQAVGAKIPKGVLLYGPPGTGKTLLARAVAGEAGVPFYSISGSDFVEMFVGVGASRVRDLFEQAKANAPAIVFVDEIDAVGRHRGAGLGGGHDEREQTLNQLLVEMDGFDVKGGVILIAATNRPDILDPALLRPGRFDRQIAVDRPDMQGRLEILKVHQKGKPVAPDVDLSAVARRTPGFTGADLSNVLNEAALLTARSDRKLIDNHMLDEAIDRVVAGPQKRTRIMSDREKKITAYHEGGHALVAAASPNSDPVHKITILSRGRALGYTMVLPDEDKYSTTRNEMLDQLAYMLGGRAAEELVFHDPTTGAANDIEKATATARAMVTQYGMTERLGAIKFGGDNTEPFLGREMSHPRDYSEEVAALVDEEVKKLIETAHNEAWEILVENRDVLDNLVLALLEKETLNKEQIAEIFSTIVKRPARPAWTGSSRRTPSTRPPVLSPKELQLTNSANGTSAASSPVVSVEKAPEPSPEDRPE from the coding sequence ATGGACGTGAAGCGATACTTCCGTGGGCCGGTCATGTGGATCGTGCTGGCCGTCCTCGCCGTGGTCGTGTTGATGAACGTCGTCGGCTCCGGCGGCGGCTACAAGTCGGTGGAGACCAGCGAGGTCATCAAGGCGATCAACAGTGGCCAGGTGGACAGCGCCAAGCTGACCACCGGTGACAGCCAGATGATCAAGATCGAGCTGAAGAAGGGCCAGAAGCTCGGCGACAACGACGGCACCAAGTTCCAGGCCAACTACATCGGGGACCAGGGCGTTCAGCTCGCCCAGAACCTCCAGACCAAGTACGAAGCGGGTCAGATCCCGGACGGGTACACCGTCTCGCCGGACAAGACGAGCCCGTTCCTGAGCGTGCTGCTCTCGCTCCTGCCCTTCGTCCTCATCGTCGTGGTCTTCCTGTTCCTGATGAACCAGATGCAGGGCGGCGGCTCCCGGGTCATGAACTTCGGGAAGTCCAAGGCCAAGCTCATCACCAAGGACACCCCGAAGACGACGTTCGCCGATGTCGCGGGCGCGGACGAGGCCGTCGAGGAACTCCACGAGATCAAGGAGTTCCTCCAGGAGCCGGCGAAGTTCCAGGCCGTCGGCGCCAAGATCCCCAAGGGCGTGCTGCTGTACGGCCCGCCCGGCACCGGCAAGACCCTGCTCGCGCGTGCCGTCGCGGGCGAGGCCGGTGTGCCCTTCTACTCGATCTCCGGTTCCGACTTCGTCGAGATGTTCGTCGGTGTCGGTGCCTCGCGTGTCCGCGACCTGTTCGAGCAGGCCAAGGCCAACGCGCCGGCGATCGTCTTCGTCGACGAGATCGACGCCGTCGGCCGGCACCGCGGTGCGGGCCTCGGCGGCGGTCACGACGAGCGCGAGCAGACCCTCAACCAGCTGCTCGTCGAGATGGACGGCTTCGACGTCAAGGGCGGCGTCATCCTGATCGCCGCGACGAACCGTCCCGACATCCTCGACCCGGCGCTGCTGCGCCCGGGCCGCTTCGACCGGCAGATCGCGGTCGACCGGCCCGACATGCAGGGCCGTCTGGAGATCCTCAAGGTCCACCAGAAGGGCAAGCCGGTCGCTCCGGACGTCGACCTCTCGGCCGTCGCCCGCCGCACCCCCGGCTTCACGGGTGCCGATCTGTCCAACGTCCTGAACGAGGCCGCGCTGCTCACGGCCCGCTCGGACCGGAAGCTGATCGACAACCACATGCTGGACGAGGCGATCGACCGCGTCGTGGCGGGCCCGCAGAAGCGGACCCGGATCATGTCGGACCGGGAAAAGAAGATCACCGCGTACCACGAGGGCGGTCACGCCCTGGTCGCGGCGGCCTCCCCGAACTCCGACCCGGTCCACAAGATCACGATCCTGTCCCGCGGCCGGGCCCTGGGCTACACCATGGTCCTGCCCGACGAGGACAAGTACTCGACCACGCGCAACGAGATGCTCGACCAGCTCGCGTACATGCTGGGCGGGCGCGCGGCCGAGGAGCTGGTCTTCCACGACCCGACCACGGGCGCGGCGAACGACATCGAGAAGGCCACCGCCACGGCGCGGGCCATGGTCACGCAGTACGGCATGACCGAGCGTCTCGGTGCGATCAAGTTCGGCGGCGACAACACCGAGCCGTTCCTGGGCCGCGAGATGTCGCACCCGCGGGACTATTCGGAAGAGGTCGCGGCGCTGGTCGACGAAGAGGTCAAGAAGCTCATCGAGACCGCGCACAACGAGGCCTGGGAGATCCTGGTCGAGAACCGCGACGTCCTCGACAACCTCGTCCTCGCGCTGCTGGAGAAGGAGACGCTGAACAAGGAGCAGATCGCCGAGATCTTCTCGACGATCGTGAAGCGTCCGGCCCGCCCCGCGTGGACCGGCTCCTCCCGCCGCACCCCGTCGACCCGTCCGCCGGTGCTCTCTCCCAAGGAGCTCCAGCTGACGAACTCGGCGAACGGCACCTCGGCGGCGAGCTCGCCGGTCGTGTCGGTGGAGAAGGCCCCGGAGCCCTCCCCTGAGGATCGCCCCGAGTAA
- a CDS encoding DUF3180 domain-containing protein, protein MKQLRPAVLAGIFVVAGVLSWAGARLWNAYGTLPGVPLAAPIVLAVIAVVLFATALSLRTRLKAQRERRPGAKGVEPLMAARAVVFGQASALVAALVAGMYGGVGVFLFTEALDVPARRDQTWYAGASVVAGAAVIAAALFLEHVLKLPEDDDDPTADSPARA, encoded by the coding sequence GTGAAGCAACTGAGGCCGGCGGTCCTGGCGGGCATCTTCGTGGTCGCCGGGGTGCTCTCGTGGGCCGGCGCCCGCCTGTGGAACGCCTACGGCACGCTGCCGGGCGTCCCGCTGGCCGCGCCGATCGTCCTGGCCGTCATCGCGGTGGTGCTGTTCGCCACGGCGCTGTCGCTGCGCACCCGCCTCAAGGCCCAGCGCGAGCGGCGCCCGGGCGCCAAGGGCGTCGAGCCGCTGATGGCGGCCCGCGCGGTGGTCTTCGGCCAGGCCAGCGCGCTCGTCGCGGCGCTCGTGGCGGGCATGTACGGCGGCGTGGGCGTCTTCCTGTTCACCGAGGCCCTGGACGTCCCGGCGCGCCGCGACCAGACCTGGTACGCGGGCGCCTCGGTGGTCGCGGGCGCGGCCGTCATCGCCGCCGCCCTCTTCCTGGAGCACGTCCTGAAGCTCCCCGAGGACGACGACGACCCCACCGCGGACTCCCCGGCCCGCGCCTGA